A part of Myxococcus landrumus genomic DNA contains:
- a CDS encoding DUF1501 domain-containing protein produces the protein MKKNRLDENHRPERRTFLKAAAGFMGSTLFGGVPFRAFAQAATLAPADRCFVFVYFNGGWDQLLAFDPKDPDEFTPDRAAETRILPGYNLINDPARFSAIPLRPDLPGVGRSNIDFGPAVGRLANHFDLMTVVRGINMNTLGHEVGYRYFLTGKMPIGSAARGSSTATEIVGQMKPRVPISNIAFNVESYNDRYPGYANALRVSRKDDLLLTLKPSSQVLDSEIEKQLTDFRGQPITCEQAAYGARGVGTTYQNSRDQMHQVMAQQMESSFRFEANSTEMEEVRRRYGLDQSGRYDNEAGRAAMVATALKKGIAQCVTINLTGGLDTHFGSQLVHASNQRRGFDALASLVEDLRASDHPSGGKFMDHTTIMVFSEFSRTPLINSSGGRDHHLCNSCMLMGAGVKHNYVFGRSGDIGMSPGTFDLRNGASNPNGENIFPEHVIATVLASAGLDYSITRVEPLRPILA, from the coding sequence ATGAAGAAGAATCGCCTCGACGAGAATCACCGTCCAGAGCGCCGCACCTTCCTCAAGGCCGCGGCGGGATTCATGGGCTCCACGCTGTTCGGTGGCGTGCCCTTCCGTGCCTTCGCGCAGGCGGCCACGCTGGCGCCAGCCGACCGCTGCTTCGTCTTCGTGTACTTCAACGGCGGCTGGGACCAACTGCTGGCCTTCGACCCGAAGGACCCGGACGAGTTCACCCCGGATCGCGCGGCCGAGACGCGCATCCTCCCGGGCTACAACCTCATCAACGACCCCGCGCGCTTCTCCGCGATACCCCTGCGCCCCGACTTGCCGGGCGTGGGCCGGTCCAACATCGACTTCGGTCCCGCGGTGGGTCGCCTGGCGAACCACTTCGACCTGATGACGGTGGTGCGCGGCATCAACATGAACACGCTGGGCCACGAGGTGGGCTACCGCTACTTCCTCACGGGGAAGATGCCCATCGGCAGCGCGGCGCGTGGCTCCTCCACGGCGACGGAAATCGTGGGGCAGATGAAGCCCCGCGTGCCCATCTCCAACATCGCTTTCAACGTGGAGTCGTACAACGACCGCTACCCTGGCTACGCCAACGCCCTGCGCGTCAGCCGCAAGGACGACCTGCTGCTCACGCTCAAGCCCAGCTCCCAGGTGCTGGACAGCGAAATCGAGAAGCAGCTCACCGACTTCCGCGGCCAGCCCATCACCTGCGAGCAGGCCGCCTACGGCGCGCGCGGCGTGGGCACCACGTACCAGAACAGCCGCGACCAGATGCACCAGGTGATGGCGCAGCAGATGGAGTCGTCGTTCCGCTTCGAGGCCAACAGCACGGAGATGGAGGAGGTCCGCCGTCGCTACGGGCTGGACCAGAGCGGCCGCTACGACAACGAGGCGGGCCGCGCCGCCATGGTGGCCACCGCGCTCAAGAAGGGCATCGCCCAGTGCGTCACCATCAACCTCACGGGCGGACTGGACACGCACTTCGGCTCGCAGCTCGTCCATGCCTCCAACCAGCGCCGGGGCTTCGACGCGCTGGCCAGCCTGGTGGAGGACCTGCGTGCGTCCGACCACCCGAGCGGCGGGAAGTTCATGGACCACACCACCATCATGGTGTTCTCCGAGTTCTCCCGCACGCCGCTCATCAACAGCTCGGGCGGCCGTGACCACCACCTGTGCAACTCCTGCATGCTCATGGGCGCGGGCGTGAAGCACAACTACGTCTTCGGCCGCAGCGGTGACATCGGCATGTCGCCGGGCACGTTCGACCTGCGCAACGGCGCGTCCAACCCCAACGGCGAGAACATCTTCCCCGAGCACGTCATCGCCACGGTGTTGGCGTCGGCGGGCCTGGACTACAGCATCACCCGCGTGGAGCCCCTCCGCCCCATCCTCGCCTGA
- a CDS encoding DUF1585 domain-containing protein — protein MLAERCLAIMAGVALLLAPPASAEEAAVCAPVAKVRPERHLRQLTLDLLGRPPTWEEYKAVQAKGAVSQEDIRAMLGTEAFYTRVRNFHRALLRSNISASVFNNGNSRLGGNGNTAPFGFANNPTVSLRGTNNQTCNAEIEQSTCQTTTQDPHIFDAFPVPGRKCHDDMGVPMPVSFDYDTNFYTCTELGAATGNVATDCSELMVAPTDANKWPRYRYFCDKRVVSGVTKSYLCMPDKTKNTTAALTKEIEDDNKYVVSFDHPDPASKPALTTLKRCTLDLGLNNNIRGSYVSSLRGCIQREGYVTKPTGYWSPPGSPATVKVCAIEAQERDFNPWTRDSCETARFVNDRSCGCGVGMRRCEVPAFGPSPTDPLYVRNVHDLRVAAINEEPLRIAESVVRLDEPYYNILTTRRSFVNGPLAEYYRQRQGVGVFSITAPAPVETIPAVAYNDSNTWKEYTRDEAHAGVLTTPSFLYRFPTHRARVAEFYEAFLCKTFVPGPEASLPAPEDACNRENNLAKRCGCNYCHATIEPTGAHWGRYAERAAQFLPPTQFPRFDPKCRDCAINGDTNCGGECSQYIMQAYDGDGASSLGLLKTYLYRTPDEEQNIEAGPRLLVERMFQSGELERCTVKRVWNEFLGRPMTAEEQRMYLAPLASDFAKSGHRFKTLVERVVSTDAYRRID, from the coding sequence GTGCTCGCCGAGCGTTGCCTTGCCATCATGGCTGGCGTCGCCTTGTTACTGGCCCCCCCTGCCTCTGCGGAAGAGGCGGCGGTGTGTGCGCCTGTCGCGAAGGTTCGCCCCGAAAGACATTTGAGGCAGCTCACCCTTGACCTGCTGGGACGACCTCCCACGTGGGAGGAGTACAAGGCCGTCCAGGCCAAGGGGGCGGTGTCGCAGGAAGACATCCGCGCCATGCTGGGCACGGAGGCGTTCTACACGCGCGTGCGCAACTTCCACCGCGCGCTCTTGCGCTCCAACATCAGCGCCAGCGTCTTCAACAACGGCAACTCGCGGCTGGGCGGCAACGGCAACACGGCTCCGTTCGGCTTCGCGAACAACCCCACCGTGTCGCTGCGCGGAACCAACAACCAGACGTGCAACGCTGAAATCGAGCAGAGCACGTGCCAGACGACGACGCAGGACCCGCACATCTTCGACGCGTTCCCGGTGCCGGGGCGCAAGTGCCATGACGACATGGGCGTGCCCATGCCCGTCAGCTTCGACTACGACACCAACTTCTACACGTGCACGGAGCTGGGGGCCGCCACGGGGAACGTGGCGACGGACTGCTCCGAGCTGATGGTGGCTCCCACGGACGCGAACAAGTGGCCCCGGTACCGCTACTTCTGTGACAAGCGCGTGGTGAGCGGCGTCACCAAGTCCTATCTGTGCATGCCGGACAAGACCAAGAACACCACGGCCGCGCTGACGAAGGAGATCGAAGACGACAACAAGTACGTGGTGTCCTTCGACCATCCGGACCCCGCATCGAAGCCCGCACTCACGACGCTGAAGCGCTGCACGCTGGACTTGGGCCTGAACAACAACATCCGGGGCTCCTACGTCTCCTCCTTGCGCGGCTGCATCCAGCGCGAGGGCTACGTGACGAAGCCCACGGGTTACTGGTCGCCCCCGGGCTCGCCGGCGACGGTGAAGGTGTGTGCCATCGAGGCCCAGGAGCGGGACTTCAACCCCTGGACGCGCGACTCCTGTGAGACGGCCCGCTTCGTCAACGACCGGAGCTGCGGGTGCGGCGTGGGCATGCGCCGCTGCGAAGTCCCGGCATTCGGCCCGTCGCCGACGGACCCGCTGTACGTGCGCAACGTGCATGACCTGCGCGTGGCCGCCATCAACGAGGAGCCGCTGCGCATCGCCGAGTCGGTCGTCCGCCTGGACGAGCCCTACTACAACATCCTCACCACGCGCCGCTCCTTCGTGAACGGCCCGCTGGCGGAGTACTACCGGCAGCGCCAGGGCGTGGGGGTCTTCAGCATCACCGCGCCCGCGCCGGTGGAGACCATCCCCGCGGTGGCCTACAACGACAGCAACACGTGGAAGGAGTACACCCGGGATGAGGCGCACGCGGGCGTGCTGACGACGCCGTCGTTCCTCTACCGCTTCCCCACGCACCGCGCCCGTGTCGCCGAGTTCTACGAGGCGTTCCTCTGCAAGACCTTCGTGCCCGGCCCCGAGGCGTCCCTGCCCGCGCCCGAGGACGCGTGCAACCGCGAGAACAACCTGGCCAAGCGCTGTGGCTGCAACTACTGCCACGCCACCATCGAGCCCACGGGCGCGCACTGGGGCCGCTACGCCGAGCGCGCCGCGCAGTTCCTGCCGCCCACGCAGTTCCCCCGGTTCGACCCGAAGTGCCGCGACTGCGCCATCAACGGCGACACCAACTGCGGCGGCGAGTGCAGCCAGTACATCATGCAGGCGTACGACGGAGATGGCGCCAGCAGCCTGGGCCTGCTCAAGACGTACCTGTACCGCACGCCGGACGAGGAGCAGAACATCGAGGCGGGCCCGCGGCTCCTGGTGGAGCGCATGTTCCAGTCGGGTGAGCTGGAGCGCTGCACGGTGAAGCGCGTGTGGAACGAGTTCCTCGGCCGGCCGATGACGGCGGAGGAGCAGCGGATGTACCTGGCCCCGCTCGCCAGCGACTTCGCCAAGAGCGGCCATCGCTTCAAGACGCTCGTGGAGCGCGTGGTGTCCACCGACGCCTACCGGAGGATTGACTGA
- a CDS encoding DUF420 domain-containing protein: MPNAPSASLEPRVTDRAFYVFTGVISAVALAFIAWILLGQRAGVEGVDLRFLPSVNASLNATAAALLIAGWVAIKKGARRVHQYLMVAAFAASALFLVCYLAYHYVHGDTRYVGDWRGLYLCILASHVLLSMGVVPLALVAFYFAWRKEFTRHRKVTRWLAPIWVYVSVTGVVVFFMLRGSAPSIL, from the coding sequence ATGCCGAACGCGCCGTCCGCTTCGCTGGAACCCCGTGTCACTGACCGGGCCTTCTACGTTTTCACTGGTGTTATCTCCGCAGTCGCACTGGCATTCATCGCGTGGATCCTCCTGGGGCAGCGCGCGGGAGTGGAGGGCGTGGATCTGCGCTTCCTGCCTTCCGTCAACGCGAGCCTCAACGCGACGGCGGCGGCGCTGCTCATCGCGGGCTGGGTGGCCATCAAGAAGGGGGCGCGACGCGTCCACCAGTACCTGATGGTCGCGGCCTTCGCGGCATCGGCGCTCTTCCTGGTCTGCTACCTCGCGTACCACTACGTGCACGGTGACACGCGCTACGTGGGCGACTGGCGCGGGCTGTACCTGTGCATCCTGGCCAGCCACGTGTTGCTGTCCATGGGCGTGGTGCCGCTGGCGCTGGTGGCGTTCTACTTCGCGTGGCGCAAGGAGTTCACCCGGCACCGCAAGGTGACGCGGTGGCTGGCGCCCATCTGGGTGTACGTGTCGGTGACGGGCGTGGTGGTGTTCTTCATGTTGCGTGGCAGCGCGCCCAGCATTCTCTGA
- a CDS encoding metallophosphoesterase family protein, producing the protein MRILTLDDSPSQRWPYLEAAPRGGTRTAWFPLLRGTVDVLPADVSALLVLSDLQGVAPHRVFDGEMTLLGEMLADEVALLGELGELPPPGSVGVVLAGDLYSAPGANVRGASGDVRSVWQSFARYFRWVVGVAGNHDSFGGPREQTRFQQRPGIHLLDGEVVELEGLRFGGVGSIIGNSDKPGRREEAAHLRMLGETLREKPELLVLHQGPDVEGTGLRGSPVIRECVQKCTGLLVVCGHAHWESPLATLAGGVQVLNVDSRAVLLERRVPSA; encoded by the coding sequence ATGCGAATCCTGACCTTGGATGACTCCCCCAGCCAACGCTGGCCCTACCTCGAGGCCGCGCCTCGCGGTGGAACCCGCACGGCCTGGTTCCCGCTGTTGCGCGGCACGGTGGATGTGCTCCCCGCCGACGTGTCCGCGCTGCTCGTGCTCTCCGACCTCCAGGGCGTCGCGCCCCATCGGGTCTTCGATGGCGAGATGACGCTGCTCGGGGAGATGCTCGCCGACGAGGTCGCGCTGCTCGGGGAGCTGGGCGAGCTGCCTCCGCCGGGGAGCGTGGGGGTGGTGCTCGCGGGGGACTTGTACTCGGCCCCCGGAGCGAATGTGCGTGGGGCCTCGGGAGATGTGCGGTCCGTCTGGCAGTCCTTCGCCCGGTACTTCCGCTGGGTGGTGGGCGTCGCGGGCAATCACGACTCGTTCGGCGGGCCGCGCGAGCAGACCCGCTTCCAGCAGCGTCCCGGCATCCACCTGCTGGATGGCGAAGTGGTGGAGCTGGAGGGGCTGCGCTTCGGTGGCGTGGGCTCCATCATCGGCAACTCCGACAAGCCCGGGCGGAGAGAAGAGGCCGCGCATCTCCGGATGCTGGGGGAGACCCTGCGCGAGAAGCCCGAGCTGCTGGTGCTGCACCAGGGCCCCGACGTCGAAGGCACCGGCCTGCGCGGCAGCCCCGTCATCCGGGAATGCGTCCAGAAGTGCACGGGCCTGTTGGTCGTCTGCGGCCACGCCCACTGGGAATCACCGCTCGCCACGCTGGCCGGCGGAGTCCAGGTCCTCAACGTCGACAGCCGGGCCGTGTTGCTCGAGCGTCGAGTGCCCTCCGCGTGA
- a CDS encoding DEAD/DEAH box helicase — translation MPPQISLDFAAECAAHPALASFHPVVRRWFAERLGEPTRPQVEGWPLIQAGHDVLIAAPTGSGKTLTAFLAALDSLFRLALEGGLEDRTQVLYVSPLKALGNDVQKNLLQPLEELLSRARAEGYTPKDLRVQVRSGDTPASERSQMVRRPPHILITTPESFYLYLTAERARATLRGVRTVIVDEIHALARDKRGSHFTLSMERLKALTEVRPQLIGLSATQKPLDAIAGFLTGASHLECRKVEVGHLRPWDLTLEIPDAELSSLASHEMWGQVYDRLVALSGAHRTTLIFVNTRKMAERVAHDLGERLGEGLVAAHHGSMAREIRLAAEEKLKDGSLRVMVATASLELGIDVGNVDLVVQLGTTKAISVLLQRVGRAGHHKAAISKGILFAMTRDELVECAALLNAVREGDLDRVIIPQKPLDVLAQQVVAACACEEWDERALFSLFKRAHPYRDLTWEEYQSVLEVLSEGVADRRGRAGIHLHRDRVNQRLKGRRGVRITALTNGGAIPDTFTFSVTAEPEGKVVGTLDEDFAVESSPGDVFLLGSTAWRIQRVMGSTVVVEDARGAAPNVPFWRGEAPGRTDELSLQVGRLREDLLLRDDAATFLEKELRMPPPAVDALLGYLRLGRKMLDAMPSQSLVVAERFFDEAGGMQLIIHAPFGSRINRAWGMALRKRFCRSFDFELQAAATEDGILLSLGEQHSFPLADIFDFLHPDNVEEVLVQAILQSPLFGTRFRWVATRALALNRMMSGKRVPPNLQRARSEDLLAAVFPAQVGCQDNHGGGDVELPDHPLVKQTMDDCLHEAMDVEGLREVLRRMKDGRIRLEARDVPEPSVLSHAMIHSQPYTFLDDAPAEERRVRNVALRRAMPAEDAAAFGALDAAAIATVVEDASPPMRDEDELHDVLLQWVVVREAEVHRGLAEPLFQQGRVAWLELPGGRFLVAAERGSSVRVLFPDAVTVPPLPVLAHDRPVEREAAVLQVVRGRMENVGPTTVAELARLCVLSEDDVNAAMYQLEMQGTVLRGQFRPLEVPLAPGESPTLEWCDRRLLQRIHRMTVGRLRREIEPLSARDFMRFLFRWHHMEDVEALRGSTGFLKAVRLLQGYEAPASAWERFLLPARMRGYTPDMLERACYGGEVAWGRLTMKEPKPVPGPRRGAPVTPPEPETPAPTRSRASPTRNAPLTFALREDLEWMLVAARPHAVLADGDVWTPPDLSVAAKDVVSVLERRGACFFQDLVSRARRLPSEIEDALWELVARGLVTADAVQNLRILQSPAHRKRQKLLQRGGPGRWSLLAPAEPKTSDEVMDGLARLFLQRYGIVWRDLVMREALAPTWRELLFVYRRMEARGEVRGGRFVAGFVGEQFALPEAVDMARAVRRQPPSGVRIQISGVDPLNLTGVVTPGPRVPAMPNNVVTYVDGVPGGVDAQADEAEEDAGEDSEGGVAQPS, via the coding sequence ATGCCCCCGCAAATCAGCCTCGACTTCGCCGCCGAATGCGCGGCGCACCCGGCCCTGGCGAGTTTCCACCCGGTGGTCCGCCGGTGGTTCGCGGAACGCCTGGGGGAACCCACGCGCCCGCAGGTCGAGGGGTGGCCGCTCATCCAGGCCGGGCACGACGTGCTCATCGCCGCGCCGACGGGCAGCGGCAAGACGCTCACCGCGTTCCTCGCGGCGCTGGACTCGCTGTTCCGGCTGGCACTCGAGGGAGGGCTGGAGGACCGCACGCAGGTGCTCTACGTGTCGCCCCTCAAGGCGCTGGGCAACGACGTGCAGAAGAACCTGCTCCAGCCTCTGGAGGAGCTGCTCTCGCGAGCGCGTGCGGAGGGCTACACCCCGAAGGACCTGCGGGTGCAGGTGCGCAGCGGCGACACGCCCGCGTCCGAGCGCTCGCAGATGGTGCGCCGTCCTCCGCACATCCTCATCACCACGCCGGAGTCCTTCTACCTCTACCTCACCGCCGAGCGCGCGCGGGCGACGCTGCGCGGGGTGCGCACCGTCATCGTCGACGAAATCCACGCGCTCGCGCGAGACAAGCGCGGCAGCCACTTCACGCTGTCGATGGAGCGACTCAAGGCGCTCACCGAGGTGCGTCCGCAGCTCATCGGCCTGTCCGCCACGCAGAAGCCGCTGGATGCCATCGCGGGCTTCCTCACGGGGGCGTCGCACCTCGAGTGCCGCAAGGTGGAGGTGGGCCACCTGCGTCCGTGGGATTTGACGCTGGAGATTCCGGACGCGGAGCTGTCCTCGCTCGCGAGCCACGAGATGTGGGGCCAGGTCTATGACCGGCTGGTGGCCTTGTCGGGGGCGCACCGCACCACGCTCATCTTCGTCAACACGCGGAAGATGGCGGAGCGCGTGGCGCATGACCTGGGGGAGCGCCTGGGCGAGGGACTGGTCGCGGCGCACCACGGCAGCATGGCGCGCGAAATCCGGCTGGCCGCGGAGGAGAAGCTGAAGGACGGCAGCCTGCGCGTCATGGTGGCCACCGCGTCGCTGGAGCTGGGCATCGACGTGGGCAACGTGGACCTCGTCGTCCAGTTGGGCACCACGAAGGCCATCTCCGTGCTGCTCCAGCGCGTGGGCCGCGCGGGCCACCACAAGGCGGCCATCTCCAAGGGCATCCTCTTCGCGATGACGCGCGACGAGCTGGTGGAGTGCGCCGCGCTCCTCAACGCCGTGCGGGAAGGGGACCTGGACCGGGTCATCATTCCGCAGAAGCCGCTGGACGTGCTGGCGCAGCAGGTGGTGGCCGCCTGCGCGTGCGAGGAGTGGGACGAGCGCGCGTTGTTCAGCCTCTTCAAGCGCGCGCATCCGTACCGGGACCTGACGTGGGAGGAGTACCAGTCGGTGCTGGAGGTGTTGTCGGAGGGCGTCGCCGACCGGCGTGGACGCGCGGGCATCCACCTGCACCGCGACCGCGTGAATCAACGCCTCAAGGGCCGGCGCGGCGTGCGCATCACCGCGTTGACCAACGGCGGCGCGATTCCCGACACCTTCACCTTCAGCGTCACCGCCGAGCCGGAGGGCAAGGTGGTGGGCACGCTGGATGAGGACTTCGCGGTGGAGTCATCGCCGGGAGACGTCTTCCTCCTGGGCAGCACCGCGTGGCGGATTCAGCGGGTGATGGGCAGCACGGTCGTCGTGGAGGACGCGCGCGGCGCGGCGCCCAACGTCCCCTTCTGGCGAGGCGAGGCCCCGGGCCGCACCGACGAGCTGTCGCTCCAGGTGGGCCGTCTTCGCGAGGACCTGCTCCTGCGCGACGACGCGGCCACCTTCCTGGAGAAGGAGCTGCGCATGCCGCCGCCCGCGGTGGACGCGCTGCTGGGCTACCTGCGGCTGGGGCGGAAGATGCTGGACGCGATGCCCAGCCAGAGCCTCGTGGTGGCCGAGCGCTTCTTCGATGAGGCGGGCGGCATGCAGCTCATCATCCACGCCCCCTTTGGCAGTCGCATCAATCGGGCCTGGGGCATGGCGCTGCGCAAGCGCTTCTGCCGCTCGTTCGACTTCGAGCTCCAGGCGGCGGCGACGGAGGACGGCATCCTCTTGTCGCTGGGCGAGCAGCACTCGTTCCCCCTCGCGGACATCTTCGACTTCCTGCACCCGGACAACGTGGAGGAGGTGCTGGTGCAGGCGATTCTCCAGTCCCCGCTGTTCGGCACGCGCTTCCGCTGGGTGGCCACGCGGGCGCTGGCGCTGAACCGGATGATGAGCGGCAAGCGCGTGCCGCCCAACCTCCAGCGCGCGCGCAGCGAGGACCTGTTGGCCGCCGTCTTCCCGGCGCAGGTGGGCTGCCAGGACAACCACGGCGGTGGCGACGTCGAGCTGCCGGACCATCCGCTGGTGAAGCAGACGATGGATGACTGTCTCCACGAGGCCATGGACGTGGAGGGGCTGCGCGAGGTGCTGCGGCGCATGAAGGATGGCCGCATCCGGCTGGAGGCCCGCGACGTGCCGGAGCCGAGTGTCCTCTCGCACGCGATGATTCACAGCCAGCCGTACACCTTCCTCGACGATGCACCCGCCGAGGAGCGCCGCGTGCGCAACGTGGCCCTGCGCCGCGCGATGCCGGCCGAGGACGCCGCGGCCTTTGGCGCGCTGGACGCCGCCGCCATCGCCACCGTCGTGGAGGACGCCTCGCCGCCCATGCGCGATGAGGACGAGCTGCACGACGTCCTCCTCCAGTGGGTGGTGGTGCGGGAAGCGGAGGTGCATCGAGGGCTGGCGGAGCCGCTGTTCCAGCAGGGCAGGGTGGCGTGGCTGGAGCTGCCCGGTGGACGCTTCCTCGTCGCGGCGGAGCGGGGCAGCTCGGTGCGAGTGCTCTTCCCGGACGCGGTGACAGTGCCTCCGTTGCCGGTGCTGGCGCATGACCGGCCCGTGGAGCGCGAGGCCGCGGTGCTCCAGGTGGTGCGGGGGCGCATGGAGAACGTGGGCCCGACGACGGTGGCGGAGCTGGCCCGGCTGTGCGTGCTGAGCGAGGACGACGTCAACGCGGCGATGTACCAACTGGAGATGCAGGGCACGGTGCTGCGCGGGCAGTTCCGTCCGCTGGAGGTGCCGCTCGCGCCGGGAGAGAGCCCCACGCTGGAGTGGTGCGACCGGCGTCTGCTCCAGCGCATCCACCGGATGACGGTGGGGCGGCTGCGCCGCGAAATCGAGCCACTGAGCGCGCGCGACTTCATGCGCTTCCTCTTCCGCTGGCACCACATGGAGGACGTGGAAGCACTGCGCGGCTCCACGGGGTTCCTCAAAGCGGTGCGGCTGCTCCAGGGCTACGAGGCACCGGCCTCCGCGTGGGAGCGCTTCCTGTTGCCCGCGCGCATGCGGGGCTACACGCCGGACATGCTGGAGCGGGCCTGCTACGGGGGCGAGGTGGCCTGGGGCCGGCTGACGATGAAGGAGCCGAAGCCCGTGCCGGGTCCTCGTCGGGGCGCGCCGGTGACGCCGCCGGAGCCGGAGACTCCCGCGCCCACGCGCTCACGGGCCTCGCCCACTCGCAACGCACCGCTGACCTTCGCGCTGCGAGAGGACCTGGAGTGGATGCTCGTGGCGGCGCGGCCCCATGCGGTGCTCGCGGACGGCGACGTGTGGACGCCGCCGGACCTCAGCGTCGCGGCGAAGGACGTGGTGTCGGTGCTGGAGCGGCGCGGCGCGTGCTTCTTCCAGGACCTGGTGTCGCGAGCGCGGCGCCTGCCGTCGGAAATCGAGGACGCGCTGTGGGAGCTCGTCGCCCGCGGACTCGTGACGGCGGACGCGGTGCAGAACCTGCGCATCCTCCAGAGTCCCGCGCACCGCAAGCGGCAGAAGCTGTTGCAGCGCGGAGGCCCTGGTCGCTGGAGCCTGCTCGCGCCCGCGGAGCCGAAGACCTCGGACGAGGTGATGGACGGTCTGGCGCGCTTGTTCCTCCAGCGCTACGGCATCGTCTGGCGCGACCTGGTGATGCGCGAGGCGCTGGCGCCCACGTGGCGTGAGCTGCTGTTCGTGTATCGGCGGATGGAGGCGCGAGGCGAGGTGCGCGGCGGCCGCTTCGTCGCGGGCTTCGTCGGCGAGCAGTTCGCGCTGCCGGAGGCGGTGGACATGGCGCGCGCGGTGCGGCGGCAGCCTCCGTCTGGCGTGCGGATTCAAATCTCGGGCGTGGACCCGCTCAACCTCACGGGCGTGGTGACTCCAGGGCCGCGAGTGCCGGCCATGCCGAACAACGTCGTCACCTACGTCGACGGTGTCCCCGGGGGCGTGGATGCACAGGCGGACGAGGCCGAGGAGGACGCTGGCGAGGACTCAGAGGGCGGTGTGGCCCAGCCGAGCTGA
- a CDS encoding sensor histidine kinase, with translation MEMDVASPGADGYEGRLAPHTMSPSPPLILHVDADASTRAATSRILGLAGFQVREAASGAEALALADERTDLVILEVRLPDIRGREVCRELKTSPRTRGVLVLQLSAQALEPGDQALEARHGADGYLATPVDPEELVTQVHALLRLRRAEREVHTLSMEVARQRQLLDMAMASAADPIALYDATGRLLFANQAALVFAARGAHDVLAPVHSLEEQEAKDPSLGPFFRLMDVALRTGEVQRGAFTVPTPPGTRHFDFTLSPTLGADGRVAALMATARDVTQARGEEEFREQFIGMLGHDLRNPLNALSMSAQQLKRKGNLDERQTALTERILTSADRMNRMIRQLLDFARARLGGGVPVVASACDVFDIAHRTVEEMRASHPGRKVVLEVLGQGTGAWDGDRLEQAFSNLLANALKYSPADSPVRMWGEARERDVVLRVHNAGPPIPPEDVPHVFAAWRRGTRAVQHESGAPSGLGLGLYITRQILLAHGGEVSVESSVSSGTTFTVRLPRG, from the coding sequence ATGGAGATGGATGTGGCGAGCCCTGGGGCCGACGGCTACGAAGGGCGCCTGGCCCCGCACACCATGAGTCCTTCTCCCCCGCTCATCCTCCATGTCGATGCCGACGCGAGCACTCGCGCGGCGACGAGCCGAATCTTGGGGCTCGCGGGCTTCCAGGTGAGGGAGGCCGCCTCTGGCGCGGAGGCCCTGGCCCTGGCGGATGAGCGCACGGACCTGGTCATCCTCGAGGTCCGCCTGCCGGACATCCGAGGCCGGGAGGTGTGTCGCGAGCTGAAGACCTCGCCGCGAACCCGTGGGGTGCTCGTCCTCCAGTTGTCCGCGCAGGCCCTGGAGCCGGGCGACCAGGCGCTCGAGGCGCGGCATGGCGCGGACGGCTATCTGGCGACGCCGGTGGACCCGGAGGAACTGGTCACCCAGGTCCATGCCCTGCTGCGGTTGCGGCGGGCCGAGCGCGAGGTGCACACGCTGTCCATGGAGGTGGCGCGTCAGCGCCAGTTGCTGGACATGGCGATGGCCTCCGCCGCGGACCCCATCGCACTCTACGACGCCACCGGGCGGTTGCTCTTCGCGAACCAGGCGGCGCTCGTGTTCGCGGCGCGCGGTGCCCACGACGTCCTGGCTCCCGTCCACTCGCTGGAGGAGCAGGAGGCGAAGGACCCTTCGCTGGGACCTTTCTTCCGGCTGATGGATGTGGCGCTGCGCACGGGCGAGGTGCAGCGAGGCGCCTTCACCGTGCCGACACCTCCGGGGACTCGTCACTTCGACTTCACGCTGTCGCCCACGCTGGGCGCGGATGGGCGCGTGGCCGCGTTGATGGCCACCGCGCGCGATGTCACCCAGGCGCGCGGCGAGGAGGAGTTCCGCGAGCAGTTCATCGGCATGCTGGGGCATGACCTGCGCAATCCGCTCAACGCGTTGTCCATGTCCGCGCAGCAGCTCAAGCGCAAGGGCAACCTGGACGAGCGCCAGACGGCGCTCACCGAGCGCATCCTCACCAGCGCGGACCGGATGAACCGGATGATTCGCCAGCTCCTCGACTTCGCTCGCGCGAGGCTGGGCGGGGGCGTCCCGGTGGTGGCGTCCGCGTGCGACGTGTTCGACATCGCCCACCGCACGGTGGAGGAGATGCGCGCCAGTCACCCCGGGCGGAAGGTGGTGCTGGAGGTGCTCGGCCAGGGGACAGGCGCGTGGGATGGGGACCGGCTGGAGCAGGCGTTCAGCAACCTGCTCGCGAACGCGCTCAAGTACAGCCCCGCGGACAGCCCCGTGCGGATGTGGGGTGAAGCGCGGGAGCGGGACGTGGTGCTGCGCGTCCACAACGCAGGTCCCCCCATTCCTCCCGAGGATGTGCCGCACGTCTTCGCCGCCTGGCGCAGGGGGACGCGCGCCGTGCAGCACGAGTCGGGCGCTCCTTCGGGCCTGGGGCTGGGGCTCTACATCACGCGCCAGATTCTGCTGGCCCATGGGGGCGAGGTGTCGGTGGAGTCCAGCGTGTCGAGTGGGACGACGTTCACGGTGAGGCTGCCCCGAGGCTGA